The following are encoded in a window of Astyanax mexicanus isolate ESR-SI-001 chromosome 6, AstMex3_surface, whole genome shotgun sequence genomic DNA:
- the sbk1 gene encoding serine/threonine-protein kinase SBK1 has translation MQEHGGERQGTGSAQVGLSAAGRSNSVGAAPVEDMQALSITAISATEVEQQYELIGPLGKGTYGRVDLVAHRTQGTKLALKYVSKSKTKLRSFLREYSLTAALGCSPFIIKVLDILFETEESYVFGQEYAPAGDLFDIIPPQAGLPEDMVKRCVQQLGLALDFMHSKSLVHRDVKPENVLLFDRECRRVKLADFGMTRRAGSRVKRVSGTIPYTAAEVCQVTGSEGIVVATTQDVWAFGVLLFCMLTGNFPWEAALPSDAFYAEFQRWQRGACPPGAVPSQWRRFSDDALRMFGRLLALEPERRCGVKEVFYFLKYDLLTHHRRRASCRASRGLATRGTAHRHAEPSPPPGTTCLRPTPLKRSILSEPHSSREETSKSPSPNRQDKSKMVMATPIEICV, from the exons TGCCCAGGTGGGTTTGTCTGCAGCAGGACGGAGCAACAGTGTGGGTGCGGCCCCGGTGGAGGACATGCAGGCTCTGTCCATCACTGCTATCTCTGCCACTGAGGTGGAACAGCAGTATGAGCTGATCGGTCCATTAGGGAAAGGCACATATGGCAGAGTGGACCTGGTGGCTCACCGCACGCAGG gCACAAAACTGGCTCTGAAGTACGTGAGTAAGAGCAAGACCAAGTTACGAAGTTTTTTGAGGGAGTACAGTCTGACAGCGGCGCTGGGCTGCAGTCCCTTTATCATTAAAGTTTTGGACATTCTGTTTGAGACAGAAGAAAGCTATGTGTTTGGCCAGGAGTATGCACCTGCCGGAGACCTGTTTGACATTATTCCTCCTCAG GCTGGTTTGCCGGAGGACATGGTGAAGCGCTGTGTGCAGCAGCTGGGCTTGGCTCTGGACTTCATGCACAGTAAAAGTCTGGTGCACCGGGACGTGAAGCCAGAGAATGTGCTTCTTTTTGACCGCGAGTGCCGACGTGTCAAGCTGGCGGACTTCGGCATGACACGGCGTGCGGGCAGTCGGGTCAAGCGGGTCAGCGGCACCATCCCATACACGGCTGCTGAG GTGTGCCAGGTCACCGGATCGGAGGGCATTGTTGTTGCGACCACCCAGGACGTGTGGGCGTTTGGCGTGCTCCTGTTCTGCATGCTCACTGGCAACTTCCCCTGGGAGGCAGCGTTACCCAGCGATGCCTTCTACGCCGAGTTCCAGCGCTGGCAGAGAGGGGCTTGCCCACCGGGTGCTGTGCCCTCACAATGGCGCCGCTTCTCCGACGACGCCCTGCGCATGTTCGGCCGCCTGCTGGCGCTGGAGCCCGAGCGCCGCTGCGGCGTCAAGGAGGTCTTCTACTTTCTCAAGTACGACCTGCTGACCCACCATCGCCGCAGAGCTTCCTGTAGAGCCTCCAGGGGTTTGGCTACACGTGGCACCGCCCACAGACACGCAGAGCCCTCCCCCCCACCGGGCACAACCTGCCTGCGACCCACTCCTCTCAAACGTAGCATCCTGTCAGAGCCGCACTCCTCAAGGGAGGAAACTTCTAAAAGCCCCTCCCCCAATCGGCAGGACAAGAGTAAGATGGTTATGGCCACGCCCATTGAAATCTGCGTATGA